The Pirellulales bacterium DNA segment AGCCCTGGCGACTCAAGGTCGGTGAACCTCACTGCAGAGCTAGCGCGGCCTTGAGGCAGTCGTCGACTGCTTGCATCGTTGCGGGAGACACTTTTCCAAGTGTGCGAGTGACCCGACGCTGGTTCACAGTGAAAAGGTTCTCACATGTAATCGCTGAGACCATCGCAAGGCCGGTTGTCTGACCGTCAGCGGTCTTGGGGTCGATGAGGAGTTGTGTCGGTTCTGACGCCGCTTTGTGCGTGCGGCGCGTGATCATCGCGACCACAGTATTGGCAATGCGCCCGTTGTTATGATCCGACTGCACGACCACCGCTGGGCGAATCTTCGAACCGGTACCATTGGCAAAGGGAAAATCGACAAGCACAACATCTCCCCGTTGAACAGTCATTCTTTCGGCTCGCGAAACTGGTTGTAAATGTCCATTTCGGGATCATCCCAGCCCTCGCTTCGTGCCACCTCGTCCATCAGGGGGTACGCCTCGGAAATGTCAAAGTCATCGTCGTCCAACAGGGCACGCACTTTTTCGTACTGTTCTGCGGACAGCAAGACAAATGCCGCACTTGTCTTAGGATCGACAAGGCGAACGGGCGTCTCCAGAGCGGTCACTTCGCTCAATTGGTCGATGGAGTATGAGGTCATAAGCTTTACTCGCTGCGCACCGTTGCAACGCCGTTAAATTACCCTGATTCGGTCAGAGAGAATCGTCTTTCATCATATCTTCTCGATCAGCTCCAGACAAATCTCGCGCACGCGGCCGGGATTGACGTTCGGGTTCTTTTTCTTGGCCTGGCCGACGAAGGCGCCTGCCGCCTGCAGCTTGCCGGCCTTCACGTCGGCCACCAGCTTGGGATTTGCCGCCACCAACTCACGACATAATTCAACGAGCGTTCCGTCGTCAACAGCTTCGATGCCTTGGCTCTTGATAAGTTCGACGATCGCCTGCCCCGACAGCACGGCCCCA contains these protein-coding regions:
- a CDS encoding type II toxin-antitoxin system PemK/MazF family toxin, which gives rise to MTVQRGDVVLVDFPFANGTGSKIRPAVVVQSDHNNGRIANTVVAMITRRTHKAASEPTQLLIDPKTADGQTTGLAMVSAITCENLFTVNQRRVTRTLGKVSPATMQAVDDCLKAALALQ